A segment of the Longimicrobiaceae bacterium genome:
GATGAGCCGCTTCCGCAGGCTGGCCCGCGACTATGAGCGTCTGCCCGAGACACTGGCCGGGCTCCATTTCGTTGTCTTCGCCTGCGTCATGCTCAGCCGCGCCTATACCTTGCTGGAGATCGGTTCATAACACCCTCTCAGGCCGCCGGGTGAGGGCCTACGACGGCGCCCCCGCCGGGATCTCCCGGCGGGGGCGCCATTCTACTTTCGCACTCACGCACTTCGTACTCTCGCACTCCGTCCGTCAGTGCTGCTCCTCCGAGCCGTAGCCGTCGGCCGTCGGGCGATCGGGGGGAATGTAGGGGGCACCCTCCTCGATGGCTTCGCCCATGTCGCGGGTGCCGTACATCTGCGTGTCCAGGTCCTCCACCAGGTGCTCCGCCGTGTCGGACTGGTTCCCGCCGGGCTCGCCCAGGTGGTCGTCGAACTCGGCCTCGTACGCTGCGGCTTCGTCTGCGGCCTCGGGGACGCTGCCGCGTACCGTCTCGCTGACCACCAACTCGTTGGAAAAGTTCGCGATCCCCAGCGTCTCCACGACCACCTTCTCCGCGATCTGCTTCTCGGCGTCGGTTCCCACCCGCCCGCCGAGGGTGACCCGGCCGTCGACGACCCGTACCTCGATCCACCCCTCGTCGATGGCCGGATACTCGCGGAGCTGCTGCACGACGACATCGTAGATCTCGTCGTCCGTCATGTTCTCGAAGTCGAAGAAGAGCTCGTCGAAGTCCTGAGCCATCGAGGCCTCCCGGTGCGGTCAGAAGTGGAGCGCCGCCCCCAGGGTTACGGAGAAGTTGTGGGTCCACT
Coding sequences within it:
- a CDS encoding IS5/IS1182 family transposase, which produces MSRFRRLARDYERLPETLAGLHFVVFACVMLSRAYTLLEIGS
- a CDS encoding BON domain-containing protein; amino-acid sequence: MAQDFDELFFDFENMTDDEIYDVVVQQLREYPAIDEGWIEVRVVDGRVTLGGRVGTDAEKQIAEKVVVETLGIANFSNELVVSETVRGSVPEAADEAAAYEAEFDDHLGEPGGNQSDTAEHLVEDLDTQMYGTRDMGEAIEEGAPYIPPDRPTADGYGSEEQH